The DNA window CGTGCTTTCATATCATTACGAACAGCCTACTGAAATTCGCGCCCGGTGGGTGGTTGAACTGGTGAAACAATCAAGGGCAGATGGTGTTATTTGCGGAACTAACTGGGGATGCAGCTTCCAATCAGGGATTTCCAGGATGATCGCCGACATTGTAAAAGAAGAAACCGGCGTTCCAACGATCAACCTCGAAGTTGCCGAACTGGGACAATTAGAATCTGTAGAGCAGACCCAGAATCGTATAGAATCGTTCATTGAAATGCTCAGTTAGGCGAAAAACATGGTCAACAAATCATTATTAATAATTGGAATCGTGCTGATAGCAGCTGTGGCAGGAATTATCATTTCTGCGAATAATTCACAGGGAACCGGAGAGAAGACTTCTGTGATCCGTATCGGGAGCACTGCTCCAGGTCATGCCAAATACATATTATTCGAACAAAAAGGGTGGATGGTTGATGAATTTGCAAAAGATGGGATCAAAGTGGAATTTTACCCGTTCACGGGCGGGGGTTCCGAAGCCATGACCGCTTTAGCAAGCGGGAGTCTTGATTTTGCTTATACCGGCAGCAATCCCCCATTACGCACAGCATCTGCAGGCGCGGATATTAAATTGATAGCCTTATCATCATTTAACCCTGTGACAAGTACGGCTGTAGTGGTCAGGAATGACTCGAAAATAAGAACAATCAGTGACCTGAAAGGCAGGAAGGTGGCATACCTGAAAGGTACAGTACGCCATGCAGCTATCGTGAAATCATTGAAGAAAGCAGGCTTATCCCTTTCGGACATCGAATCGTTCAATCTTAATTTCCAGGCATCAGGCCCTGCATTGATGAGAGGCGATATTGATGCCCTTGTTGAGAGTGAAACTACGGTTTACCCACTTGTTTCAACAGGAGAAGCAAGAATCATCGTAAG is part of the Candidatus Methanoperedens sp. genome and encodes:
- a CDS encoding aliphatic sulfonate ABC transporter substrate-binding protein; this translates as MVNKSLLIIGIVLIAAVAGIIISANNSQGTGEKTSVIRIGSTAPGHAKYILFEQKGWMVDEFAKDGIKVEFYPFTGGGSEAMTALASGSLDFAYTGSNPPLRTASAGADIKLIALSSFNPVTSTAVVVRNDSKIRTISDLKGRKVAYLKGTVRHAAIVKSLKKAGLSLSDIESFNLNFQASGPALMRGDIDALVESETTVYPLVSTGEARIIVSGKDNPEWASPSAITVRGEFAKKHPDLVKRLLKVDLETARWSDEHFDEAVKIYAAARKDKEEAVREQFPANTFYVNPELTDKAIRSFKDEEEFMRDNQLLDGKVNWDSWIDRSFIDSVLKESNKK